The genomic stretch CTGTCGATGCTCAGCAACGTCCGCGACGTGGCCGCCTGCGCCTGCGTCTGCCGCCGCTGGCGCGACTGCGTCCCCTACCTGCCCGCGCTCTTCTTCCCGCGGAACGCCTTCGACGCGGCCGCCGTGGGCAGGGGCGCCGCGGACGACACCATCGGCCGGATGGTGGCCTCCGTCGCGCGCCTCAGGGAGCTCGTCATCTACTGCCCCTTCTCCATGGAGCGCCTCCCCGCCTGGCTCGCCGCGCGGAGCGCCACGCTGCGGGTGCTCGAGCTGCggatggacgccgccgccgaaaaGGCCGCCGAGGGTGGGCAACTCGACTGCATCGGCCTGGTGGCGAATCTGGAGGAGCTCAGGCTCTGGGGGGTGTCGCTCACGGCCGCGCCCGCGTGGGGCCGGATGGAGAGGCTCCGCGTGCTGGAGGTCGTCGGCGCGCCGCTGCGGGACAGCGCCGTCAGGGACGCCATCGCGGCGTGCCCCAACCTCACCGATCTGTCGATGCTTGGCTGCGACTGCTCCGGTACGGTGGCTCTAGATCTTCACCTCCTCGTGCGGTGCCGGCTCGACATCCTGGGCGCCGGCAACTGCTCACTCCTGATTACCGCGCCTCGCCTCGAGTCGCTCGAGGTCCACGGATTCACCTGGATTACTCTGCGTGGACACAGCCTCCGTCGCCTCTCAATCGCCAAGAGCACCGGTGAGCCACGCATCACGAATCCTTGATTACTTTCCTCGCAGAAAAAACAAATCCTCAATGACTTAATTGTTAGCTCTGTTCCGATGGGTCCGATGAGCAATTTTGCGATATGATGCAGGGAGGGTGCACATGGTGGACACTGGGAAGCTCCCAGATCTGGAACACCTCTCGCTGCGCGGTGTTCAGTGGAACTGGGCTGCAGTGAGCTCGGTGCTGCAGTGCGCGAGCGAGGTGAAGCACCTGGTGATGAAGATCGAGTTCTGCGGCGACTTGGACGCGCTCCAGCCATTCCCGGAGGTTGATTTGGTCGACTTCTTCAATAGCCACCCCAAGCTCCGCAAGTTTGAGATCCATGGTGCCATGTTCGCTGCCATGTGCCAGAAAAATAGCCTGAAAAACGTGAGTGAACTGTCATGGCTTGTTCCTAATTTGATTGGTATTGTCATACATGGAGTATGTGCCATACGGCTAATTCATTTGAATTGTGCATGCAGTTGGATTCAAGATTCCTCATCCCTTGCTTGGAAGAGGTTCTGATCACTGTGCGCTCACCCCTCAATGCTGAACAGAAGCTGAACACTCTCGAGTCGCTTGTGAAGTACAGTTTGAAGCTGCGAACAATGGTCATCAGGATATCACAGATGAAGAATTGCCATGAAGCTGCTGACGAATTCTTTGAGGAGATATGTAAGTTCAAGTACATGAACTACAAGAAAGTGCGAATTGAGTAAATGGAGATGCTATTTTTGATTCTTAAGGTTAATTTGATTGAGGACTTGATTGTTTACTATATTCCAGAATAATGCTTTTTGTCAGTACTGATGGAGGATCCATTTTCAACCCTCCTGAGTGGTTTATTAAGTTATGTTTTCTGTTTGTTTCCATCTAGTACATAAATTGAGTACTAGAGGGTGTTGTTGGAACAATTCCTACTGAGTGTTGAACTTGTTAACCGTTGTTGTAATCGGCTCCATTGCCTTACCAAACATTTCATCTATGAACATTTTCAAGCATGAACATCAATGTTGTTTACTGTTTGACAACCTTTCTTGAAGATGTGTTTCTTATTAGACGTATTGATTTACTTATTGAGATCTATACATGGGACAACTGAGATGTTGGCAGCCTGGCTCCGTGTTCAGTCCTGACTCCGTCAGCTGCGCCTGCGGAATTGTGTCTCTCAGCAGTCCTGACTGATTCCAAGTTCAGTCTCTCAGCAAGGAGAAGCCTTTCAGAATCAGCAAGGAGAACCCTAAGAGACGTCTCCGCGTCCTCGTCACTGGCGGGAACGAGGAACGGTTCCAGACGCCCGTGGCGCTGCGCGGCTTGGCGCCTGGGGATCcagcggccggcggaggggacGAAGAAGGAGAGGTCGGTAGCCCGCTGCAGCGCTCGCGCGAAGGGCGCGTTGGAGTGGGGCggctccacgggcggcggcgtgccgcgAAGATGGTGGAGCTCGGCTCCCGGCGCGCGCCACGGGCAAGGGACGGCGGGGCTTGGCTGCCGGCGCGGtacgggcggcggggcgcagCCGTCGACGCACGGTGTgtgggcggcggggctcggctgCCATCGACGCACAAAGGAGAAAAGGGCAGAGCGAGAGGAATTAAGAGGAGCTGGGCATTGACAGGTGGGGCTAgggcaaaatcatcttttcCCAGTTAACAGCACATTGACGGAAATAGCGACGGAATAGCATTGAAGGGAAGTTCCAAAATTTCTATGGCACTGAATGAAGTTCCAAAATTTTCATTAGTATTGAAGGAAGTGGTAGAATTTCTATGACACTGAGAGAACTGAAAAGTAGGGTGCAAGGAAAGAATAACCAACGACAGAAGAACATATGGATGGATCCAGATGGACTCTTAGTAGGTTAAACTCCATATTCTCAATGTAAGTAATACTGGACTTGAGCTTAGGTCTCATATATGAATGATTGGCACATTCATGTATCCCGGTATGTCTAACCCTTTTAATGTTTATAAAAGATGAGCCAATAACTTATATGAATGAAATAGAAGACCAATATTAGGATTGTGAAGCAAGTCCAGGATGTACATGAGACACTAACTAAGCTTTAGTTGCGGATTTTTATAGTAGATGATGAAAATGCGAGACTGCTGCTACCTACGGGGCTTTAGGTTAAAAGATGCAAGtcaaataaaatataattaatattattagCCATATGTCCATATATAGCTACTTTACGACTATGTCAAACTATCCGAGCCTCTTGACCGCCATCTGCCGAACCGCCTTGAACACAATTGCCTGATGAGCACCAGGGTGTTGGGATACTTagttgttaaactttagcagtgtcgcATTGAAttttcggatgctaattagaaggactaaatatgagctaattataaaactaattgcagaaccttgtgctaattcgcgagacgaatctattaagcctaattaatctatcattagcaaatggttactgtagcaccacattgtcaaatcatggactaattaggcttaataaatttgtctcgcaaattagactccatgtgtgcaattacttttataattagcctatatttaatactcctaattagcatccaaacatctgatgtgataggtgctaaactttagcagggtgtatccaaacaccctaaaGAACTCGGCTTTGGATCCATGCTCGACGTGAAGCCAGTAAAAATGTGGAAATCTTTATTGTAATGCGTAATCGATTATTATGGTCCTGGACTAACAAAGGTGAAGGCTTCTCGATTTGTGCCCATGATGTTGAAGCCATCATGCGGCTTAAAGGTACGGGTTTACATGTACAGTACAACTTCATGATAATATTACATGCGCAGATATTCGTGACGAGGGTAACTACAACAGGGTTGGCTTGTTCATAGAGGATATGGTTGATCTTATATGGAGCAGTGGTACTCCCACTGATTTAGTTGTTAGAGGTTTTGTCCTACTTCTACTAGTTACCATTCTAGATCCCGTTTTGCTGGGTCGCATCCCAATATGCTATTCCGGATTGGTCCAAGATATTTCACgaattaaaaaatataaattggaTCGCACTTACACTAGAATTCTTAAAAGAGAATCTTACTGCCCTGAAGGAAGGTACCCATTCAACCCACTGATCTTCTTGTAACTTAGCCCTTTTGTAGGTAGTTTAGTGTATTACACTTGTAATACATAATGAGAATTTTTGTTCCAGTTTTCAATATGCTTTCTTCCGATCTGATCCATACCATATTTCATTCACTTGGATTCataccaatatttttttttctgtactaCTTACAGTGCAAAGGTTCGCCCACGAGAGAGtaatttctccttttttttacGGATGTCTCCTCTTATGAAATATTGGGATGAGGAGAAAGCATTTAAGAGAGACATGTATGACATTAACTATAAACGAGCCTGTGTAACGGTATGCATCAATTTAAAAAAGATATTCTCCTTTTTTATGCAGATCAGGGATGATTTGAAAAAAGCACCCACAATTGAAACGGCGATACATACAGTTCAAATATTGAAACAAAAGTGACCGACCCTGATTTCAAACTTTTTTCAGCTAAAAGTAGATAACGATCACTTCTGTTTCAATATTTGAACTGTACTGTTTCAATTGTGGGTGCTTTTTATTCAAATCATCCACGATCTGCATAAAAGAAGAGAATATCATAGTTTGCTATGTAAATTCAAAGATAAAAAACTTGGCTATAAAATCATTCTAgataataaaaaatttaaatataTGCGTACCGTTCCAAAGGCTCAACCATAGTTAATATCGTATCTATCTCTCTTCAATGTTATCTTCTCATGCCAATATTTAATAAGAGGTGTCggcaaaacaaaagaatttACTCTCTCGAGGGAGAACCTTTTTCTAGCTAGTAGCAGCACCGCACAAAAACAATTGGTATGAATCTGAGTGATTGAAATGTGGTATGGAATATGGATCAGATCAAAAGAAAGCATATTGAAAACCGGAACGAAAAATGTCATTCTGTATTACAAGTGTAATCACTAAACAATACCTGCAAAAGCACCAGGTTAGCGGTAGGTCAGTGGGTTGAATGGATACCTTCCTGGGGTAGCAAGATTATCTCTTAAGAATCCTAGCGTAAGTGCATTACAATTTATATATTTAATTCTTGAAACATCTTCAACCAATCCGCAATAGCATATTGGGATGCGATCCCATAAGACCGGAGCTAGAACGATACCCAGTAGAAGTTGGACAAAACCTCTAACAACCGAAACAGTGGGTACCACCACTACTCCATATAAGATCAACTATATCCTCTACGAATAATCCCTCCCTGTTGTAGTACGCTTGTACTCAACAGGAATATCTGCGGTTGTAATATTATCGTCCGGTTGTACAGGTAAGCCCGTATCTTTAAACCTCATGATTAGTTCAAAATCATGGGCACAGATCGAGAAGTTTTCACCCAAATCAAATTTGATCTTTCTTGTGCAGGATCATAATAATCAATTAAGCATTTCAGTAAAGATTTCTGCATGCTTACCGGCTCCATGTACGTCGAGCATGGATCCAAAGCCTAgtttttttatcttttcttGGTGCTCATCAGGCAATTATTTAACACTCTCAACAAACTTTATCACGGAACATGGGATGTTCCTGAAATTTTTGGACATGTTGCTGCATGAAAAATATATTCCTTAGTCCGGCAATACTAAAATCCAGTATAAAAAACCCTCCATCGGACGCTTTGGATGTATCATCCCTACGTAACTAGAACCATATTCATCGGCCTCATCGCCCATCTCTCCTCACACCGCCACTTCGACATTACGAAACAAATCTCCATAAGTGTACCTTCAAACGCCGGCATGCTGCGATTGCGTGCCCTCCGAAGTCCGGCGCTGCATGTCCTTCATACGCCGGTGCTGCGATTGCCCTCCCGAAGTCAGGCGCGGTGTGGCGCGATGGGATTGCAAACAAGGTATACATGTTGCCCGATTTGTTTTGGTAGATCGTTACTTGTGGTTGTCAAtgatatatactccctccattccaaattatatatcgttttggcttttctagatgcatagatattattatgcatctagacaaagtgtatatctaagtgcataacaaagtttacaaatctaaaaaagtcaaaatgacctgtaatttgggacagagggagtagttgaTTTACGGATAGAGATTCGGTTTATTTGAACACTGTTTTGTGGATAGATATTTGCCTGATTACAACTCTATTTGACGCATAGACATTGGGTTGATTACAACTCTAATTGAAACAAAGAGATCGGGTTGATTACCACTATGGTTACGGATAGCGATTGGGTTCATTTGAATATTGTTTTAGAGATAGAGGATGGGTAATTGGGTTCATTTGAATCGGTATTTACAGATAGAGGTTCGGTAAATTTTAACTTTGTTTAACGGAATACAACTCTTAAATGATGCAAACATGAGCTGTGTGCACTGATGCATTTCCCTTCAAAGACAGTATATTACTAGTAACTTACTATTTTGAAATGCGCCATATTTACTGCATAAATAATTCTGGCAGCCTGAAACCTCGAGCAATTTTTGGTTATCACATGAAAACGGGTAGTTTATTCCCTCAATGAGCCATTTCAATTGGGATATCAGTGCGTCCTTATGGTTCAGGAGATTGTGTTGGAGTTCCCCCCAAAAAAGGTTGCCTACTTTCTTGTGTATTCGATCACATCTACCGGGTGAATGGCAAGAGCATTGGCCTGTTCTTGCGTGATGCATTCACCAGACAACTAATTTGCTTGTCCTACTCGCGGTAAGCACGCATGTCGTGTTATACTTGTCCTCCTGCTATCGACAACAAACTACAAAACAAGTATTTTGCTGTAATACACTGACAGACTCATTATGTtttcggcggaccattcacgcaggtgccgcaCGCCCTTCGCCCCGTCCGGCGAGGCGTGATGAGCAAGCGCGCGTGAAGCTCTTTttccctccccacacacatagcttggaggagtggagacaacttccatatttaagttggtcatacATCCCCTCCACTaacaatgtgggactaaagacttgcaccactccacctcttgcccacataggcctttgagatttatttgaaattctgaaattccttatgggctaggcccattatttcaacataATACACTGTCATGTGCCTACTATTTCTCTCTTTGGTATTAATGCTCTAGCTGAAGAAAACTAAATCACTTGGCATTTCAGGAATTAGTGCTCCAATTCAATGTTCCAATAAGCAATCACTGTTCTATCAAGGCATCTCCCACGGCTGTTGATCTCCAAATTAATAGGGCGCGTCAAATAGGATACCAATACCAAAAATGAAATTATCACAATTATTTATGTGGGTACAGAAATATAGATTGAATCTTGCCCTCAGTTCTGAATAAAAGCAAACTGATGTGCCCATAATATCCTATCAGTATTGGTCCTACAAATTAATCACGATTTAGTACCACCACAAAAATGCATTATAACATAAAAGATATCAAATTGTCTTACTCTCCATGGGCATTTTCTATAATTATGACCCCCTTTGCCGCAAGTACTAAACTTATAATGTCGTGTTTCAtgatactccatccgttccttTGCCGCAAGTACTAAACTTATAATGTCGTGtttcatgatactccctccgttctaaattataaattattccaaaactttcttggagagtcaaagcatatcaagtttgaccaaatttatataataaagtatTAACATTcttgataccaaataagtaccattagttttttcatcaaatatattttcatagtatatctatttggtgccataaatctttgtgatcctctctataattttgatcaagcataaaatagtttgactctctaagaaagttggaatgatttataatttggaacggagggagtatgatttAATCCTATGTCAATCCTTATTCTTCTTAGTTGAACCTTTGCCCTTTTTTCTAGTGCATCTTTGTTGGCAACAAGTGGATCCAGGACCGACCCCATTGTAAAATGATACACCTGATTATCTGACATCTAATTGGCCTATACTTCTTTAATATGATGCACCGCAAACTCCTTTACCTTACCGAACTCTTCATGGTTATTAGATCAAATGCTTCCACAGTTCCGCCCCTAGTACAGTAAGATTGTTGTACTTTGACCTCTTAGTTGTCCAACCATAAATATAGCTTCTCGCCCGGAAAGAAGGCCACCCTTTGCAACCTTTATGTGTCACCGTAGAATACAACACTTTGGTAGTTCTGACAATTCCATGTGATCCAATACATGCAAAGTATGACAGCAGGGGAGTCCTTCACGATCCATCTTCCGGCAGGTGCATTTCACCTTTGTCTCTGAATTGGCGCACCAGTAGTCAACAAGATGCAAATAATTTCTTATTCTCCTTGCGTGTTACAATAAACCTTTGCGAATCCGTACTACCAAGTGTCTCAAAAATTTGAAAATCATCAATCTTTGATATCTGCTATTGCAAGATATAAAAGTTTGCTGCCGTAAAAACATGTGAACAAGCCACTTCAATCTATCTGTGATCTTGTCAGCTGTCGACTTTGTTGGGGATTTGACTTCGCCAGATAGTTGAAAGAGAGAAATGAAGGAGAAGTGCAGTCACAACTTGGAGGGAAATGCGGGAGTACTTAAGGTGAGTCCCCTCCGCAATACCTCTTGGATCATTTATATAGAGGAGAATGGGGGTGGCAATTAGCCCCCAAGCCCTTGGTGAATACTAAATTACAACTAGACCTTCCAACCTTTACACGAGCCACCCTTTTACTCATGGGCTGGGCCATTTCCCTAAGTCACCAGTGAGACATAAGGTGGGGTGCTATGCAAAGCCCTTTTCCTAACAGACTTCGCTGACCTGTTGGAGAAGGTCTTAAAGCAAGCTTCAGTTGGCAGATGGTAAGGTCCTATTCGTTTGAGCCTCCTAGCAGCTTCTCAACGTGACCCTTTTACTCATGGGCTGGGCCATTTCC from Setaria italica strain Yugu1 chromosome II, Setaria_italica_v2.0, whole genome shotgun sequence encodes the following:
- the LOC101755341 gene encoding F-box protein At1g10780, translating into MECGETGMNSVPDGVVQHILSMLSNVRDVAACACVCRRWRDCVPYLPALFFPRNAFDAAAVGRGAADDTIGRMVASVARLRELVIYCPFSMERLPAWLAARSATLRVLELRMDAAAEKAAEGGQLDCIGLVANLEELRLWGVSLTAAPAWGRMERLRVLEVVGAPLRDSAVRDAIAACPNLTDLSMLGCDCSGTVALDLHLLVRCRLDILGAGNCSLLITAPRLESLEVHGFTWITLRGHSLRRLSIAKSTGRVHMVDTGKLPDLEHLSLRGVQWNWAAVSSVLQCASEVKHLVMKIEFCGDLDALQPFPEVDLVDFFNSHPKLRKFEIHGAMFAAMCQKNSLKNLDSRFLIPCLEEVLITVRSPLNAEQKLNTLESLVKYSLKLRTMVIRISQMKNCHEAADEFFEEICKFKYMNYKKVRIE